Genomic window (Rhododendron vialii isolate Sample 1 chromosome 4a, ASM3025357v1):
GACTCGTTCTCTAACAACCAATTACTTTACTTCCATGTGTTTCGAACCACTAGAGTACTTTCCATTCTTACAGAAGAAAACTGTAGCAGAATTATCACAATAAATCTTCATCAGTCTAGCAATTGAGTCGACAACACCAAAACCAGAAATGAAGTTCCGCAACCATAACGCATGACTTGTGGCCTCAAAGCACGCCACAAACTCGGCCTCCATTGTAAATGAAGCAATAATGGATTGCTTCACACTCTTCCATGACACTGTCCCACCagccaacaaaaaaacataacctgatgtagattttctgCTATCGTGATAGCTAGCAAAATCAGAGTCCGAGTATTTGATCACATCCAAATGATCCGATTTGCTATAAGTAGGCATATAATCCTTGGTTCCTTGGAGATACCTCATAACCTTCTTCACTACTTTCCAATGTTCCATTCCTAAATTACTTTGATAGCTGCCCAGCATCCCTACTGCAAAACTAATATCCGGTCTAGTGCAAGTCTGAGCAtacatcaaactccctaatgcTGATGCATATGGTATTTCATCCATTTGCTTTCTTTCCAAGTCATTCTTTGGGCACTAGCTTTCATTAAATTTGTCACCCTTGACAATGGGCGCATCACTTACTGAGCAAAGCTGCATATTGAATCTCTCTAGAACTCGGTTAATATACCCCTTCTGAGATAGTCTTAACAATCCTCGAGATCGATCACTAAAGATCTCTATGCCAATAACATAAGCTGCATCACCCATATCAACCATTTTAAAGTTCTTCAAGAGATATCCCTTAGTTTCATGTAataaaccaaggtcattactAGCTAACAAAATATTATCCACATATAGCACCAAAATTATAAACTTACTCCCACTGGCATTCAGATATATACACTGATCTACAGCATTTTCTTTGAATCCGAAAGAGGTAATGGAATCATTAAACCTTAAGTACCATTGCCTGGAAGCTTGTTTAAGACCATATATGGATCTCTTTAATTTGCATGCCAAATGCTCTTTCTCTTTTATTGCGAATCCTTCAGGTTGCTCCATGTTAATATCTTCATCCAAACTACCATTCAGAAAAGCAattttcacatccatctgatGCAGCTCTAAGTCATAATGAGCTACAAGAGCTAAGATGATTCTAAGTGAGTCCTTCTTTGACATAGGAGAGAAGGTCTCCTTATAGTCAACGCCTTCTTTCTGAGTGAATCCCTTGGCCACAAGTTTGGCCTTAAATTGTTCGATATTGCCTTTTACATCGCGCTTGGTCTTAAAGACTCACTTACAGCTGACTTTCTTACAATTAACAGGCAATTCAACGAGATCCCAAACTTTATTGTGGTCCATTGATTTCAACTCATCATTCATAGCGTCAAACCATTTATTAGAATCATCACTATTCATGGCTTGTGAAAACGAAATTGGGTCTTTCATAATCCCAATGTCGAAATGCAATTCTTGTAGATACACCGCATAATCATCTGGAATGGCAGACTTTCTTTCCCTCTGAGATCTTCTTAGAACTGTCGGTTGTGCTGGTTCTACAATATTTTCAATGACGGTATC
Coding sequences:
- the LOC131323668 gene encoding secreted RxLR effector protein 161-like — protein: MDEIPYASALGSLMYAQTCTRPDISFAVGMLGSYQSNLGMEHWKVVKKVMRYLQGTKDYMPTYSKSDHLDVIKYSDSDFASYHDSRKSTSGYVFLLAGGTVSWKSVKQSIIASFTMEAEFVACFEATSHALWLRNFISGFGVVDSIARLMKIYCDNSATVFFCKNGKYSSGSKHMEVK